From Desulfovibrio sp. TomC, a single genomic window includes:
- a CDS encoding flagellar hook-length control protein FliK codes for MQILPLIQSRTASSTADAALMGSAGLGSRQSALFASILDSARTGSSSSTALSTTTNQSQTQDAADLTEAAAAPSDEDLKKLPMTREDIAALRPELKDQGFTDEELDALEERAGDGKSLTWGELMTEVEKKVATTEKSGKKTISNDDQVQLLGLFGKLGFTQDESQKMIDALSRGETQSVWSSVNGKLDALSGNESFSLNASELTTLGRAMNLSDDAQARLAALFTQSGAEAGLSGQGLVTAMGLVKNELAAQIGKENQALSDFRDAASSVLANAWQREATSRNSDLHQDDVARKAGQIVAMSNGQGNGASGLDALADVPLAGQGVAQDTDPTAGSAKTSASAGAATGEQTAQATHTAASQPTVTAELAGKAGAVAAEQAGLAGQPDEAALAQKTVQSDTAAGSTQKTTAVTQAAAGQTTANFSGGQQGASGENAFGQPGQDGSMAELMSKIRFGGKADAASLTTQTAEATPVLAAMDALKTSTANQSGKTLDPALAARVAKQVETGILKGVAQEAKQLTVNLTPDELGPVSVTLSVKDKEVRAVITADNADAAAALQEQAGKIKQTLEDQGFKVAKLDVQTGLAQDNQAGWDSPERHNEAREQREAQERIRSSVRLAREAAASDFDSSAIPGAMTARASGLDLFA; via the coding sequence CTCTCGACCACAACGAATCAGTCCCAGACCCAGGATGCTGCGGATCTGACCGAGGCCGCCGCCGCTCCCAGTGATGAAGACCTCAAGAAGCTCCCCATGACCCGGGAAGATATTGCCGCCCTGCGGCCCGAGCTCAAGGACCAGGGGTTCACCGACGAAGAGCTCGACGCCCTGGAAGAGCGGGCCGGCGACGGCAAGAGCCTGACCTGGGGCGAGCTTATGACCGAAGTCGAAAAGAAGGTCGCAACCACCGAGAAGTCGGGAAAAAAGACCATTTCCAACGACGACCAGGTCCAGCTGCTCGGCCTTTTTGGCAAGCTCGGCTTCACCCAGGACGAATCCCAGAAGATGATCGACGCCCTGTCCCGGGGCGAAACCCAGTCGGTGTGGTCTTCTGTCAACGGCAAGCTTGACGCACTCTCGGGCAACGAATCGTTTAGTCTCAATGCCTCGGAACTGACCACCCTGGGCCGGGCCATGAATCTGTCCGACGACGCCCAAGCCCGGCTGGCCGCCCTGTTTACCCAGTCCGGGGCCGAGGCCGGGCTGTCCGGTCAGGGGCTGGTCACCGCCATGGGGCTGGTCAAAAACGAACTGGCGGCCCAGATCGGCAAGGAAAACCAAGCCCTGTCCGATTTCCGCGACGCAGCGTCTTCGGTCCTGGCCAATGCCTGGCAGCGGGAAGCGACAAGCCGCAATTCCGATCTGCACCAGGACGATGTGGCCCGCAAGGCCGGCCAGATTGTGGCCATGAGCAATGGGCAGGGCAATGGGGCTTCCGGACTCGACGCCCTGGCCGACGTTCCCCTGGCCGGGCAGGGCGTTGCTCAGGATACGGACCCGACCGCCGGCAGCGCCAAGACCTCCGCCAGTGCCGGCGCGGCAACAGGCGAGCAAACAGCCCAAGCGACCCATACAGCCGCTTCCCAACCGACCGTGACGGCCGAACTGGCCGGCAAGGCCGGAGCCGTGGCCGCCGAACAGGCGGGGCTCGCCGGTCAACCCGACGAGGCCGCCCTGGCTCAAAAGACGGTCCAGTCCGATACCGCTGCCGGGTCCACGCAAAAGACCACCGCCGTAACCCAGGCCGCCGCCGGCCAGACAACCGCGAATTTTTCTGGCGGCCAGCAGGGCGCGTCCGGCGAGAACGCCTTTGGCCAGCCCGGCCAGGACGGGTCCATGGCCGAGCTTATGAGCAAGATCCGTTTCGGCGGCAAGGCCGACGCCGCCAGCCTGACGACCCAGACCGCCGAGGCCACGCCGGTCCTGGCCGCCATGGACGCCCTGAAGACGTCAACGGCCAATCAGTCGGGCAAGACCCTTGATCCGGCCCTGGCCGCCCGGGTGGCCAAGCAGGTCGAAACCGGCATTTTAAAGGGCGTCGCCCAGGAAGCCAAGCAGCTCACCGTCAACCTGACCCCGGACGAACTGGGCCCCGTTTCGGTGACGCTTTCCGTCAAGGACAAGGAAGTCCGCGCCGTGATCACCGCCGACAACGCCGACGCAGCGGCCGCGTTGCAGGAGCAGGCCGGCAAGATCAAGCAGACCCTGGAAGACCAGGGCTTCAAGGTCGCCAAGCTCGATGTGCAGACCGGACTGGCTCAGGACAATCAGGCCGGTTGGGACAGCCCCGAACGCCACAATGAAGCCCGTGAGCAGCGCGAGGCCCAGGAGCGTATCCGCTCTTCGGTCCGTCTGGCCCGGGAAGCCGCCGCAAGTGACTTTGACAGTTCCGCCATACCGGGGGCCATGACAGCCCGAGCCTCCGGCCTCGACCTTTTTGCCTGA
- a CDS encoding flagellar hook assembly protein FlgD has translation MSYVSSLLASTSSSTASSTTKDSGTSSLGMDAFLQLLVTQLQYQDPLSPMDDKEFVAELAQFSSVEQLTEINTGIEKLSTIGQEQQLLGAVNFIGKTIEATGTAIGLTDGDATAVTFTLPEDASTCLVNILDSSGNIVRTVDTGAAKAGQVEFDWDGKDYDGNVMDDGQYQVAVTATNADGDVMKVSSTMTGTVTGIQQVSGTYYLDIGNGRNVAFSDITNVVNSSSAGDSKS, from the coding sequence ATGAGTTACGTCAGCAGCCTTCTTGCCTCCACCTCGAGCAGCACCGCCAGCTCGACGACGAAGGACTCCGGCACGTCTTCGTTGGGGATGGACGCCTTCCTGCAGCTGCTTGTGACCCAGCTGCAGTACCAGGATCCTCTCAGTCCCATGGACGACAAGGAATTCGTGGCCGAACTGGCGCAGTTCTCAAGCGTGGAGCAGCTCACCGAGATCAATACCGGCATCGAAAAACTGTCCACCATCGGCCAGGAACAGCAGCTTCTTGGGGCTGTCAATTTTATAGGCAAGACCATCGAAGCAACTGGCACAGCCATCGGACTCACGGACGGAGATGCCACCGCAGTGACCTTCACATTGCCAGAGGATGCCTCCACCTGTCTGGTCAACATCTTGGACAGCAGCGGCAACATCGTGCGCACCGTGGACACCGGGGCTGCCAAGGCCGGTCAGGTGGAATTTGACTGGGACGGCAAGGATTATGACGGCAATGTCATGGATGACGGGCAGTACCAGGTGGCCGTCACGGCCACCAACGCCGATGGCGACGTCATGAAGGTTTCCTCTACCATGACCGGCACCGTCACCGGCATCCAGCAGGTCAGCGGAACATACTATCTCGATATCGGCAACGGCCGCAATGTGGCCTTCTCCGACATCACCAACGTCGTCAATTCGTCGAGCGCAGGCGATAGCAAGTCCTAG
- a CDS encoding flagellar hook protein FlgE, giving the protein MAVGLGTSMWSGVSGLLANSTKMSTIGNNLANVNTVGFKGARTDFMDLMSADVGTAAGVKQIGRGVRVGTVVSDFSQGGLETTSENLDMAISGNGFFMVKQKSQVGSNGKMLNTGNTTNYYTRAGNFSFDSDGYLTSPQGLAVQGWKVDQDRMDSADAAGTVLSQVPVTGEIQDIRLTQFTSPAKATSSMTMVTQLDSDTTSQNTRTVGTDYYSAMTAQWNGTSSPAMPSTAYGYQTTMKVYDENGSPHTLTTYYDKITSSDGKDYWEYCVTCDPSEDGRIDSAGNPIAGTATAGLLMTGTMTFDSSGSLENMSSYTLQASNAVGGAFNNTQWAAASVKNGYPVFTANFKSVSGASFTDSPNALNIALNVGLSNKKGFVAGANGTLLSAADTSGDPLDLVSFNPATTTVNSTVTTSYATSSSTVFSSQNGYTSGLLTSVSVDADGILTGTFSNGQTQKLWALALANFTNTQGLSRQGSNLYAATLESGQGTTNRANTGSVGSISGNTLETSNVDMATEMVSMILTQRGFEANSKTITTVDSMLSEVIQLKR; this is encoded by the coding sequence ATGGCAGTCGGATTAGGAACATCCATGTGGTCCGGGGTTTCGGGCCTGCTGGCGAACTCGACGAAGATGAGCACCATCGGCAACAATTTGGCCAACGTCAACACCGTGGGCTTCAAGGGCGCGCGAACCGATTTCATGGACCTCATGAGCGCCGACGTCGGCACCGCCGCCGGCGTCAAGCAGATCGGTCGCGGCGTGCGCGTGGGCACGGTGGTGTCGGATTTCTCCCAGGGAGGTCTTGAGACCACCAGCGAGAACCTGGACATGGCGATCAGCGGCAACGGCTTTTTCATGGTCAAGCAGAAGAGCCAGGTCGGGTCCAACGGCAAGATGCTCAACACCGGCAACACCACCAACTACTATACCCGGGCCGGAAACTTCAGCTTCGATTCCGACGGCTACCTGACCAGCCCGCAGGGTCTGGCTGTCCAGGGGTGGAAGGTGGATCAGGACCGCATGGATTCAGCCGACGCCGCCGGCACGGTTTTAAGCCAGGTGCCGGTGACCGGCGAGATTCAGGATATTCGCCTCACCCAGTTCACCAGTCCGGCCAAGGCCACGTCCAGCATGACCATGGTCACCCAGCTCGATTCCGATACGACCAGCCAGAATACCCGTACCGTCGGCACCGATTACTATTCGGCCATGACCGCCCAGTGGAACGGCACCTCCAGCCCGGCCATGCCGTCCACGGCGTATGGCTACCAGACCACCATGAAGGTCTACGACGAAAACGGATCGCCCCATACCCTGACCACCTATTACGACAAGATCACCAGCTCCGACGGCAAGGATTACTGGGAATACTGCGTCACCTGCGATCCCAGCGAGGACGGCCGCATCGATTCCGCCGGCAACCCCATCGCCGGAACGGCCACTGCCGGCCTGCTTATGACCGGCACCATGACCTTCGACTCTTCGGGCAGCCTGGAAAATATGAGTTCCTATACCCTGCAGGCCAGCAACGCCGTCGGCGGCGCCTTCAACAACACCCAGTGGGCGGCGGCCAGCGTGAAAAACGGCTATCCGGTCTTTACCGCCAACTTCAAGTCCGTCTCCGGCGCGAGCTTCACCGATTCGCCCAATGCGCTCAACATTGCCCTCAATGTCGGCCTCAGCAACAAGAAGGGTTTTGTGGCCGGAGCCAACGGCACGCTGCTCTCCGCTGCCGACACTTCCGGCGATCCCCTGGACTTGGTCTCGTTTAACCCGGCCACAACCACGGTCAACAGCACCGTGACCACCAGTTACGCGACATCGTCCTCCACCGTGTTCAGTTCGCAAAACGGCTACACCTCGGGCCTTTTGACCAGCGTCTCGGTGGATGCCGACGGCATCCTGACCGGCACCTTCTCCAACGGCCAGACCCAGAAGCTGTGGGCCCTGGCCCTGGCCAACTTCACCAACACGCAAGGCCTAAGCCGCCAGGGCAGCAACCTCTACGCCGCCACCCTGGAATCCGGCCAAGGCACGACCAACCGGGCCAACACCGGTTCCGTGGGCTCTATCTCGGGCAACACCCTGGAAACCTCCAACGTGGACATGGCCACGGAAATGGTCAGCATGATCCTCACCCAGCGCGGGTTCGAGGCCAACAGCAAGACCATTACCACCGTCGACTCCATGCTTTCGGAAGTCATTCAGCTCAAGCGGTAA